The following are encoded together in the Actinomycetes bacterium genome:
- a CDS encoding SPFH domain-containing protein: MIGFYIALAVVLVLLVLLVRLSIRIVREYQRIVLFRLGRSLGTRGPGLVLIIPVVDRPVLVDLREQYLEIPRQTAITEDNATISIDFIIFTRVIDAVASVVRVQYFAGAAQNIAATTLRSVVGDMSLDDVLSKREQMNEQLRAKLDEVTERWGVKVTNVEVREITPPPQVQEAMTRQMSAERTRRAVVTEATG, from the coding sequence ATGATCGGGTTCTACATCGCGCTGGCGGTCGTGCTGGTGCTGCTGGTGCTGCTGGTCCGCCTCTCGATCAGGATCGTCCGCGAGTACCAGCGCATCGTGCTGTTCCGCTTGGGCCGCTCCCTGGGCACGCGCGGGCCGGGGCTCGTGCTGATCATCCCGGTCGTGGACCGGCCGGTCCTGGTCGACCTGCGCGAGCAGTATCTGGAAATCCCGCGCCAGACCGCGATCACCGAGGACAACGCCACCATCTCGATCGACTTCATCATCTTCACCAGGGTCATCGACGCGGTGGCGAGCGTGGTACGGGTCCAGTACTTCGCCGGCGCCGCGCAGAACATCGCCGCGACCACCCTGCGCAGCGTGGTCGGCGACATGAGCCTGGATGACGTGCTCTCCAAGCGTGAGCAGATGAACGAGCAGCTCCGCGCGAAGCTCGACGAGGTCACCGAGCGCTGGGGCGTGAAGGTCACCAACGTCGAGGTCCGCGAGATCACCCCGCCGCCGCAGGTCCAGGAGGCCATGACCCGCCAGATGTCGGCCGAGCGGACCCGCCGCGCGGTGGTCACCGAGGCCACCGGC